The nucleotide sequence TGTTATTCAAGTGAGGTTAATAAGGTGCCTTACctgcttaggtacctaccttaggtacctaccttgcctgcctacttaggtacctatcGGTAGGTACGCACAAGGCAGGCAGGAAAGGTTCGAACCAGAGTATGAGTCCCGAgctagataggtaggtaaggtaggtacctaggtacctatctcCGCCGAAGCGAATTGCCACCCAGGATAATCAAACCCCCCAATTGAAGCTGACCGCACCGGGGACGGGAGGATTACTGGGTTAAATGATGACAACTAACCAGCTACTTATTATTCTAGGTTCCCCGACCGATCAATCTTCTCTCAGCCTTGCGGATTGCGGAAGCTCCGGTCACGGCTTTTATTCACATTTCCGCCTAAACGCCGGAGCATTCTGTTGCATCCCCCGCTTTGTAATGATAATACATAGGCGTTGTTGATTTGACTGGGCGAATTACTCCATCCTGGCCAGCAGATCTTGCCGTCATAGGTCTTTTTCGATGGGCCTATTAGGATTTCTCCTCCCGAATGCATATTGACCAAGTAAAGTTCGTTTCGGGTTGCGTCCGTTTAAAATCCGAGTTCTATCGTTTATAAACCCCTCTGCTTCTCCTCAGGTCTCTATAACTTGGTGGTCACATTTACGCCTCAGAAATCCCCCACACAAAACTTATTACCACTTGAAATTCTGCGTGCAGATTGTTACATCATCTCCTCTCTTAATCCAACAAACCTGTCCGAGCAAGCATCAACAGCAAACCAGCGCTCGAAACAATGGCACTTCCCATGGCACCGCCGGCCAAGAGCCCTTTAGGTCGCTACAGACTGTTGTCGCCCACGGCCGGTGTCCGCGTGAGCCCTTTGTGTCTTGGTGCCATGAACTTCGGCAACGGCTGGTACGGATGACAGCCCAGTCATACGCCAGTAATGTGCTCCATTGACTAACGTTCCTCGTCAATGTATGCAGGAAGGCACACATGGGCGCTTGTGACCAGCAGCAGACTGAGGAGATTCTCGATTATTTCTACAGCCAGGTATGCATTGCATGATCAGTCACGGACTTTGACGAACCGTACCTGTGAACTGATTTACTAATCTACTATGCATAGGGTGGTACGTCATGAGCCCTTTGATTTGTGTTCTACCGAGTTAGGGCAAAAGAACTTGCAGCCGGGGCGAGAAAGCTTACCTTCCTGTTTATCTAGGAAATTTTATCGACACAGCCAACAACTACCAGTTCGAAGAATCAGAGACATGGATTGGCGAGTGGATGAAGAAGCGAGGTGTCCGCGACCAAATGGGTATGTGCACAAATTTCCGAGGGTCTTGACGCCTAGTGAGGTTCTCCTTCAGCATTTGAATAGAAGTCCCGAGACCATCACCTCAAGGAGAAAGGGAAGAAAATGGTTGTTGACACGAGCACTTTTTACTTCAGTCATTGCCACCAAATACACGACGAACTACCGCTCAGGCCCTGCAGGTGAAGGGTCAATTATGGCCAACTACACCGGTAACAGTACCAAAAGTCTCCGTTCGTCGATTGATGCAAGCTTGAAGAAGCTGCAGACCGAATACATTGATCTCGTAAGTGAGCCCACGAGCCTAGTTATAGCCTTTTATAGTAAACCACTCCACAGTCAAGAGAGTTGGTGCTAACACTATCAACTTGCAACAAAACAGCTTTATGTCCACTGGTGGGACTACTCGACATCCATCCCTGAGCTTATGCAGAGCTTGAATCAGCTTGTGGCGGCAGGAAAAGTGCTGTACTTGGGTATCAGTGACGCCCCTGCGTGGGTTGTGAGCAAGGCCAATGAATACGCAAGGAACCATGGCCTCCGCCAGTTCTCCGTGTACCAAGGCAAATGGTCTGCTGCCTCGAGGGACTTTGAGCGAGATATCATTCCCATGGCCAAAGACGAGGGGGTAAGTCGGGAGAGCCTCTCGACACTAATGAAAGTCTCAAAAACAGCCCCGGTGCTAACAAATTGGTATCTCAGATGGCACTCGCGCCTTGGGGCGCCCTTGGATCAGGCAACTTCAAGACAGAGGAGCAAAGGAAGAACACTGACGGTCGCCGTTCCAGACCCGCCACAGAAGCTGATATAAAGATCAGTCAGGTGCTCGAGACCATTGCTAAGCGCAAGGGTAGCATTATAACCTCTGTGGCGCTTGCATATGTCATGCACAAGTCCCCTTATGTCTTCCCCATTGTCGTAAGAAGCCTGACCTTTACTGTTTCCCTTTCCGTGACAGACTGAtggaacaaaacaaatttaACTTTTGCAATTTCAAGGGCGGCCGCACTGTCGACCATCTCAAACAAAACATCGAGGCTTTGGCGCTGGAGCTGAATAGCGAGGAGATTGCCGAGATCGAGGGCGCCGTGCCTTTCGACCTAGGATTTCCTCACGTCATGCTCTGGGGCGAAAAGGCGCCAGAGAATCGCCAGCAAGTCTGGTTGGTCAACATGGGAGGCCAATTCGACTACGTTCCAGAGCCCAAGGTACGTGCCAACCCCCGATCATCGTCGTaaaattttgtttttttgtctaACTTTTGATTAGCCGATCCCGGCCTCCAAGGGCGGAGTCTAGGGTTTCCGTTCAATGACATCTCGGTGGAGGTGGCGAACACGGGACTATTAGGTAGAGGATGACACGCGTGCTTACAGGGGGGAGATCCATTCCTCGCAGAGAAGACGTTATTATGCAACCAAAACGGATCAAGGCCACCATCGTTGAGTTCTGCGAAGAAACATACTTGAAATGAGAGCAAGTTTGAGATCCGGCTGCTCTTGACTATATCGGCATTTGTATGGCTCAGGTCTAGTAACTGAagcgaagagaaaaaagaggagGGAAGATAGCACCAGTATACATAAGACATCTGTATCAAGCTCCAAAAGAGACTGTTTCCAACCAAAAAGAGGCACCTGATTGAATATTGGGGATCAAATTGCCCGGTATTCTGCCTGACTCACAGCAATGCTAGTACACTCTTTCACGGGCTTCAGTACCGGTTTAGCCCTCTTACTCAGAATCCGATAACTCATATGTCTGCCAGGTTTTCTGTGTTGAGCCCCGTTGACCAGCTGAATTCATGGCCCCTGCACCTTTCAAGATAGCAGCGGAAACGTCCCAAGGAGTCATGGGAACAATAGGGAGGGATGACGACCTGGCCAGCCGAGAAACTTGCGGAGTTTGAGAAATAACACTGGGGTATTCGCTCGAGCCCTCCACAGTACGTCGAGGGTCGTTCGATGGAAGAACAGGGCCGTCTCCCGTGTTGGCGTCGGACTTTCGCTCAAACTTGCGCCGGGAAGATTGCGTGCTGTTCAAATTTAGATCACGCGCGCTGCCTACATGCGTACGTCTTATTCGTTTGAATGCGTTGTCATTGGCAGTCGGTTTATTCTGGTCTAGACTGCCATTTTGTGAGAGTCCGCTAAGATCAAGTAGACCGATAGCGGAGGTCAGATCTGATGCCTTGCGCTTTGAGCCAATAAAACGCCCCGTGGGTCTAGCCTCTGATCTAGTAAAGCCATCGCCAGAAAACCAGATGTGCCTGCTTTCTGATCTCACCTTACCCAAGGCTTTATAGCCCCAGGGTACTGGTCTCACGCAGCTCAGGAATCTTGCGTTGGAATCCCCGGGTTTCATCGGCTCCACTGCAGATTTGACCCTGTAATGGTACCGCGAGCTGGGTTCTCGGGTTGGCTTTGAAACTTTGACCTCTCCCGCATTGCGAATCACTATTCCGCTCGTTCACGATGGAACCAGATCAGAGTTCTTTTCTTGAAGAGGAGAGCAACCTTTGACGTCACCGCCACGGCTTATTGGAATCAAGAACAGAACTCACTGTAATTATCTCCATACGCAGACTCTGGGACTTCCGCAAAGACCCTGTGGTTTTTCAACAAAGGTCTTCGGGCCAGATTTCCCTCGACGGTACAGAGAATGTATTCATCATCTGTAGTGGCGGCCAATTCATCCTCACACCCCGGATTGGTCGTCTTGGATGAGCAAGTCTCAACATTTTGAATGCTTTCACTGTTGAACCGCGGCCGGCTGATTTGTATACTGGTGGCCTGCAGCGGAGTCTGTCCCAAGTCTGGAGTTCCGTTGCGCGTGACCGAGGGTCTCAGAATGTCTAgggggctgtcttccatcaGGTAAGTGCACGGATAACAAGGCTGGGAGACAATCTCCGACTGCAGCAGGCGGCTAAGATCCTGGGTTCTTTGCGGTGGGCTAGAGGTAAAACGTGTATGGGATTCCCTGTTTCGAATCGGTAACCATGTTGTTGCAGTCAAGGTCGGATGAGGATGGTACATTGATCATGATTCTAGGAACAACTCGTGTCTGGCTGCTCGTCCACTCTCTGTAATAGTGGAACTTTGGCCATTGGGTGCCTAAGAtcggtaaggtacctaccccaAGTCGGAATTGTAAAAGTGGCAAGAATTCGAGTTTGAATGCCACTTCCTTTCTTACAGGGCCGAATGGCAGATGCGGAAGGGGCCTCCTCATGctgaggtaggtacctaaggtaaggtaggtatgcaGAGACTTGAACAGGGATGAGCGGGACTGGACACTTCGACTTGCACTGTGGTTGAACAATACTTGCCTCTGTTACCCAACTaggaaggtacctaggtagactTCTGTATAAAGTTCACAGTCTCCCGATATGTGTGGAGGGGAGGGATGTGCAAAGGGCACCTCTACCTTGATGGTCTTGGGTAACTCATCGGTGAAAGTAATGGATCGATGGGTTTTCTTACCAAACTGGCTTTTCAAAATCTCATCATGTCCAAACAAAGAATAATCAATCACAGCTCTTGATCACCATTTTTAATTTCGAGGCTACTAACTCCGATCAGCCTCCGCACGACACCGATGATGTATCTCTACTTTGTTGATCATATGCCTTTCTGCAAACCTGCTTCATCAGTCTCCTTGGAGCCATTCTACCCGTCATCAGCTCGAATGCTTCTATCGCCATCTCGCTAACCACTCCCAGACCGTCGACCAGTACCCAATATGGCGATACAGATTGCTGGTATGCCCGGATCTGTGCTACTAGGGGCGTAACAAGAGGCTCATACGCCAACTATAATCAGTCAGTACAGACCCTTAAGGGTTTCAATGGACAAAGAAACGTGGATGTGTTGTGACACATACCTCCACTACCACGCCTCCCGTCGGGCTGCTTAGCCACTGCTCAGGTAGCGTAAAGTTTACAGGCAGACCGTCATCAGCACTGACTGCAGGCACACAGGATATGATGACTGTCGGCAGCTCATACACATCAGGCCATTCTCGCGACCGAGATGGTAGAACGTGGCAGACTTGGGGCTGTGAAGGCGTAGTCGCGATCTTCTTCTCTCTGACAAGACTGTTGAAATGCTCGGCTACTTCAGACGCATTCCGCTGTGTACGGTTGTGTATAAAAATGTTTCGGCAGCCGAGCTGAACCAGAGCGTAAATGGCTGCTCGGGCCATACCGCCGGCCCCGACAACCAGCGCAGTTGTCTTGGATGGCCTCACATAGTTTCGCGGACTAATGGAGCGCTTGAGACACGTCAAGATGGAGCTCCAATCCGTATTGTCACCATAAAAATTGTTTACGGGACCAGCCTTGTTCCTGGAGGTTGCGTGGCTGAGTATAGAGCCCGTTTGGCCCCGAAGTGGAAGAAGCACGTTGACCGCGCCGATGATGCTGGCATGGTGGCTCTTGAGTTTCAGCTGAGGCATGATGGCGACCTTGAAAGGTGCGGCCAGAGAAGCGCCACCAAAGGAGCTATCATAGCAGATGCGATAAAGCTCCCCAAGTGTTGAACATGATACAGCTTGGAAGGTGTGCGGGATCCTCGAGAAGTCGTATGCGGCCTGGTGCATTGCTGGCGAG is from Pyricularia oryzae 70-15 chromosome 2, whole genome shotgun sequence and encodes:
- a CDS encoding norsolorinic acid reductase, with the protein product MALPMAPPAKSPLGRYRLLSPTAGVRVSPLCLGAMNFGNGWKAHMGACDQQQTEEILDYFYSQGGNFIDTANNYQFEESETWIGEWMKKRGVRDQMVIATKYTTNYRSGPAGEGSIMANYTGNSTKSLRSSIDASLKKLQTEYIDLLYVHWWDYSTSIPELMQSLNQLVAAGKVLYLGISDAPAWVVSKANEYARNHGLRQFSVYQGKWSAASRDFERDIIPMAKDEGMALAPWGALGSGNFKTEEQRKNTDGRRSRPATEADIKISQVLETIAKRKGSIITSVALAYVMHKSPYVFPIVGGRTVDHLKQNIEALALELNSEEIAEIEGAVPFDLGFPHVMLWGEKAPENRQQVWLVNMGGQFDYVPEPKPIPASKGGV